The proteins below come from a single Cricetulus griseus strain 17A/GY chromosome 6, alternate assembly CriGri-PICRH-1.0, whole genome shotgun sequence genomic window:
- the Dab2ip gene encoding disabled homolog 2-interacting protein isoform X10: protein MPRLKESRSHESLLSPSSAVEALDLSMEEEVIIKPVHSSILGQDYCFEVTTSSGSKCFSCRSAAERDKWMENLRRAVHPNKTTLMQDNSRRVEHILKLWVIEAKDLPAKKKYLCELCLDDVLYARTTGKLKTDNVFWGEHFEFHNLPPLRTVTVHLYRETDKKKKKERNSYLGLVSLPAASVAGRQFVEKWYPVVTPNPKGGKGPGPMIRIKARYQTITILPMEMYKEFAEHITNHYLGLCAALEPILSAKTKEEMASALVHILQSTGKVKDFLTDLMMSEVDRCGDNEHLIFRENTLATKAIEEYLKLVGQKYLQDALGEFIKALYESDENCEVDPSKCSAADLPEHQGNLKMCCELAFCKIINSYCVFPRELKEVFASWRQECSSRGRPDISERLISASLFLRFLCPAIMSPSLFNLLQEYPDDRTARTLTLIAKVTQNLANFAKFGSKEEYMSFMNQFLEHEWTNMQRFLLEISNPETLSNTAGFEGYIDLGRELSSLHSLLWEAVSQLEQSIVSKLGPLPRILRDVHTALSTPGSGQLPGTSDLASTPGSGSSSISAGLQKMVIENDLSGLIDFTRLPSPTPENKDLFFVTRSSGVQPSPARSSSYSEANEPDLQMANGSKSLSMVDLQDARTLDGEAGSPVGPDALPADGQVPATQLVTGWPARAAPVSLAGLATVRRAVPTPTTPGTSEGAPGRPQLLAPLSFQNPVYQMAAGLPLSPRGLGDSGSEGHSSLSSHSNSEELAAAAKLGSFSTTAEELVRRPGELARRQMSLTEKGGQPTVPRQNSAGPQRRIDQPPPPPPPPPPAPRGRTPPTLLSTLQYPRPSSGTLASASPDWAGPGTRLRQQSSSSKGDSPELKPRAVHKQGPSPVSPNALDRTAAWLLTMNAQLLEDEGLGPDPPHRDRLRSKEELSQAEKDLAVLQDKLRISTKKLEEYETLFKCQEETTQKLVLEYQARLEEGEERLRRQQEDKDIQMKGIISRLMSVEEELKKDHAEMQAAVDSKQKIIDAQEKRIASLDAANARLMSALTQLKERYSMQARNGVSPTNPTKLQITENGEFRNSSNC, encoded by the exons ATGCCAAGGCTGAAGGAGTCTCGATCACACGAGTCCCTGCTCAGCCCCAGCAGTGCAGTAGAGGCCCTGGACCTCAGCATGGAGGAGGAAGTGATCATCAAACCTGTTCACAGCAGCATCCTGGGACAGGACTACTGCTTTGAG GTGACAACATCATCAGGGAGCAAATGCTTCTCCTGCCGGTCAGCAGCTGAGCGCGATAAGTGGATGGAGAACCTGCGGCGAGCAGTGCACCCCAACAAG ACCACTCTTATGCAGGACAATAGCCGGCGTGTGGAACACATCCTGAAGCTGTGGGTGATTGAGGCCAAGGATCTGCCGGCCAAGAAGAAATATCTGTGTGAGCTCTGCCTGGATGATGTACTGTACGCCCGCACTACGGGCAAGCTCAAGACGGACAATGTCTTCTGGGGAGAGCACTTTGAGTTCCACAACCTGCCACCACTGCGCACAGTCACTGTCCACCTGTACCGGGAGACtgacaagaagaagaaaaaggaacgCAACAGCTACCTGGGCCTGGTGAGCCTACCTGCCGCCTCTGTGGCTGGGCGCCAGTTCGTGGAGAAATGGTACCCGGTGGTGACACCCAATCCCAAGGGTGGCAAAGGCCCTGGGCCCATGATCCGAATCAAGGCACGCTACCAGACCATCACCATCTTGCCCATGGAGATGTACAAAGAATTTGCCGAGCACATCACTAACCACTACTTGGGGCTGTGTGCAGCCCTTGAACCCATCCTCAGTGCCAAGACCAAGGAGGAGATGGCATCAGCTCTGGTGCACATCCTGCAGAGCACAGGCAAGGTCAAG GACTTTCTAACAGACCTGATGATGTCAGAGGTGGACCGCTGTGGGGACAATGAGCACCTCATCTTCCGGGAGAACACATTGGCCACCAAAGCCATTGAGGAATACCTCAAACTTGTGGGCCAGAAATACCTGCAGGACGCACTAG GTGAGTTCATCAAAGCCCTGTACGAGTCAGATGAAAATTGTGAAGTGGACCCAAGCAAGTGCTCAGCTGCTGACCTCCCGGAGCACCAGGGCAACCTCAAGATGTGCTGTGAGCTGGCCTTCTGCAAGATCATCAATTCCTACTG TGTCTTCCCACGGGAGCTTAAAGAAGTGTTCGCCTCCTGGCGGCAGGAGTGTAGCAGCCGTGGCCGGCCAGATATCAGTGAGCGGCTCATCAGTGCCTCCCTTTTCCTGCGCTTCCTCTGCCCTGCCATCATGTCGCCCTCACTCTTCAATCTGCTCCAGGAGTACCCTGATGACCGCACAGCTCGCACACTCACGCTCATCGCCAAAGTCACCCAGAACCTGGCCAACTTTGCCAA gtttggcagcaaggaAGAGTACATGTCGTTCATGAACCAGTTCCTGGAGCACGAGTGGACTAACATGCAGCGCTTCCTGCTGGAGATCTCCAACCCTGAGACCCTCTCCAACACAGCGGGCTTCGAGGGCTACATAGACCTGGGCCGGGAGCTCTCCAGCCTGCACTCCCTACTCTGGGAGGCTGTCAGCCAGCTTGAGCAG AGCATTGTGTCCAAACTGGGACCCCTGCCTCGTATCCTAAGGGATGTTCACACAGCACTGAGCACTCCAGGCAGTGGGCAGCTTCCTGGCACCAGTGACCTGGCCTCCACACCAGGCTCTGGCAGCAGCAGCATCTCAGCCGGGCTGCAGAAGATGGTGATTGAGAACGATCTCTCTGG TCTGATAGATTTCACCCGGTTACCGTCTCCAACCCCCGAAAACAAGGACTTGTTTTTTGTCACAAGGTCCTCCGGGGTCCAGCCCTCACCTGCCCGCAGCTCAAGCTACTCAGAAGCCAATGAACCTGACCTGCAGATGGCCAACGGCAGCAAGAGCCTGTCCATGGTGGACCTCCAGGACGCCCGCACACTGGATGGGGAGGCAGGTTCCCCGGTGGGCCCTGATGCTCTTCCTGCTGATGGGCAGGTCCCTGCAACTCAGCTGGTGACTGGGTGGCCAGCCCGGGCAGCCCCAGTGAGCCTAGCAGGGTTGGCCACAGTGCGGCGGGCAGTGCCAACACCAACCACACCAGGCACCTCTGAGGGTGCACCAGGCCGGCCTCAGTTGTTGGCCCCACTCTCCTTCCAGAACCCTGTCTACCAGATGGCGGCTGGCCTGCCGCTGTCGCCCCGTGGCCTTGGTGACTCAGGATCTGAGGGCCACAGCTCCCTGAGCTCTCACAGCAATAGTGAAGAGTTGGCAGCTGCTGCCAAACTGGGAAGTTTCAGCACTACTGCCGAAGAGCTGGTGAGGCGGCCCGGTGAGCTGGCACGGCGGCAGATGTCACTAACTGAGAAGGGTGGGCAGCCCACAGTGCCAAGGCAAAACAGTGCTGGTCCCCAGCGAAGGATTGACCAgccaccgccgccgccgccaccaccacctcctgcccCCCGGGGCAGAACACCCCCTACATTGCTGAGTACCCTACAGTACCCACGACCCTCAAGTGGAACCCTGGCATCAGCATCACCTGACTGGGCCGGCCCTGGCACCCGGCTGCGGCAACAGTCTTCCTCCTCCAAGGGAGACAGCCCAGAGCTGAAGCCCCGTGCTGTACACAAGCAG GGCCCTTCACCTGTGAGCCCCAATGCCCTGGACCGCACAGCCGCTTGGCTCTTGACCATGAACGCGCAGTTGTTAGAAGACGAGGGCCTGGGCCCAGATCCCCCCCACAGGGATAGGCTAAGGAGTAAGGAGGAGCTCAGCCAAGCAGAAAAG GACCTGGCAGTGCTGCAAGACAAACTGAGGATCTCCACCAAGAAGCTGGAGGAATACGAGACCCTGTTCAAGTGCCAGGAGGAGACGACGCAGAAGCTGGTTCTGGAGTACCAGGCAAGGCTGGAAGAAGGTGAGGAGCGACTGCGGAGGCAGCAGGAGGACAAGGACATCCAGATGAAAGGCATCATCAGCAG GTTGATGTCTGTGGAAGAGGAACTGAAGAAGGACCACGCTGAGATGCAAGCAGCTGTAGACTCCAAACAGAAGATCATTGATGCCCAG GAAAAGCGCATCGCCTCACTGGATGCTGCCAACGCCCGCCTCATGAGTGCCCTCACGCAGCTGAAAGAGAGGTACAGCATGCAAGCCCGTAACGGCGtctcccccaccaaccccaccaaATTGCAGATTACTGAGAACGGCGAGTTCAGAAACAGCAGCAATTGTTAA
- the Dab2ip gene encoding disabled homolog 2-interacting protein isoform X9, with protein sequence MPRLKESRSHESLLSPSSAVEALDLSMEEEVIIKPVHSSILGQDYCFEVTTSSGSKCFSCRSAAERDKWMENLRRAVHPNKTTLMQDNSRRVEHILKLWVIEAKDLPAKKKYLCELCLDDVLYARTTGKLKTDNVFWGEHFEFHNLPPLRTVTVHLYRETDKKKKKERNSYLGLVSLPAASVAGRQFVEKWYPVVTPNPKGGKGPGPMIRIKARYQTITILPMEMYKEFAEHITNHYLGLCAALEPILSAKTKEEMASALVHILQSTGKVKDFLTDLMMSEVDRCGDNEHLIFRENTLATKAIEEYLKLVGQKYLQDALGEFIKALYESDENCEVDPSKCSAADLPEHQGNLKMCCELAFCKIINSYCVFPRELKEVFASWRQECSSRGRPDISERLISASLFLRFLCPAIMSPSLFNLLQEYPDDRTARTLTLIAKVTQNLANFAKFGSKEEYMSFMNQFLEHEWTNMQRFLLEISNPETLSNTAGFEGYIDLGRELSSLHSLLWEAVSQLEQSIVSKLGPLPRILRDVHTALSTPGSGQLPGTSDLASTPGSGSSSISAGLQKMVIENDLSGLIDFTRLPSPTPENKDLFFVTRSSGVQPSPARSSSYSEANEPDLQMANGSKSLSMVDLQDARTLDGEAGSPVGPDALPADGQVPATQLVTGWPARAAPVSLAGLATVRRAVPTPTTPGTSEGAPGRPQLLAPLSFQNPVYQMAAGLPLSPRGLGDSGSEGHSSLSSHSNSEELAAAAKLGSFSTTAEELVRRPGELARRQMSLTEKGGQPTVPRQNSAGPQRRIDQPPPPPPPPPPAPRGRTPPTLLSTLQYPRPSSGTLASASPDWAGPGTRLRQQSSSSKGDSPELKPRAVHKQDLAVLQDKLRISTKKLEEYETLFKCQEETTQKLVLEYQARLEEGEERLRRQQEDKDIQMKGIISRLMSVEEELKKDHAEMQAAVDSKQKIIDAQEKRIASLDAANARLMSALTQLKERYSMQARNGVSPTNPTKLQITENGEFRNSSNC encoded by the exons ATGCCAAGGCTGAAGGAGTCTCGATCACACGAGTCCCTGCTCAGCCCCAGCAGTGCAGTAGAGGCCCTGGACCTCAGCATGGAGGAGGAAGTGATCATCAAACCTGTTCACAGCAGCATCCTGGGACAGGACTACTGCTTTGAG GTGACAACATCATCAGGGAGCAAATGCTTCTCCTGCCGGTCAGCAGCTGAGCGCGATAAGTGGATGGAGAACCTGCGGCGAGCAGTGCACCCCAACAAG ACCACTCTTATGCAGGACAATAGCCGGCGTGTGGAACACATCCTGAAGCTGTGGGTGATTGAGGCCAAGGATCTGCCGGCCAAGAAGAAATATCTGTGTGAGCTCTGCCTGGATGATGTACTGTACGCCCGCACTACGGGCAAGCTCAAGACGGACAATGTCTTCTGGGGAGAGCACTTTGAGTTCCACAACCTGCCACCACTGCGCACAGTCACTGTCCACCTGTACCGGGAGACtgacaagaagaagaaaaaggaacgCAACAGCTACCTGGGCCTGGTGAGCCTACCTGCCGCCTCTGTGGCTGGGCGCCAGTTCGTGGAGAAATGGTACCCGGTGGTGACACCCAATCCCAAGGGTGGCAAAGGCCCTGGGCCCATGATCCGAATCAAGGCACGCTACCAGACCATCACCATCTTGCCCATGGAGATGTACAAAGAATTTGCCGAGCACATCACTAACCACTACTTGGGGCTGTGTGCAGCCCTTGAACCCATCCTCAGTGCCAAGACCAAGGAGGAGATGGCATCAGCTCTGGTGCACATCCTGCAGAGCACAGGCAAGGTCAAG GACTTTCTAACAGACCTGATGATGTCAGAGGTGGACCGCTGTGGGGACAATGAGCACCTCATCTTCCGGGAGAACACATTGGCCACCAAAGCCATTGAGGAATACCTCAAACTTGTGGGCCAGAAATACCTGCAGGACGCACTAG GTGAGTTCATCAAAGCCCTGTACGAGTCAGATGAAAATTGTGAAGTGGACCCAAGCAAGTGCTCAGCTGCTGACCTCCCGGAGCACCAGGGCAACCTCAAGATGTGCTGTGAGCTGGCCTTCTGCAAGATCATCAATTCCTACTG TGTCTTCCCACGGGAGCTTAAAGAAGTGTTCGCCTCCTGGCGGCAGGAGTGTAGCAGCCGTGGCCGGCCAGATATCAGTGAGCGGCTCATCAGTGCCTCCCTTTTCCTGCGCTTCCTCTGCCCTGCCATCATGTCGCCCTCACTCTTCAATCTGCTCCAGGAGTACCCTGATGACCGCACAGCTCGCACACTCACGCTCATCGCCAAAGTCACCCAGAACCTGGCCAACTTTGCCAA gtttggcagcaaggaAGAGTACATGTCGTTCATGAACCAGTTCCTGGAGCACGAGTGGACTAACATGCAGCGCTTCCTGCTGGAGATCTCCAACCCTGAGACCCTCTCCAACACAGCGGGCTTCGAGGGCTACATAGACCTGGGCCGGGAGCTCTCCAGCCTGCACTCCCTACTCTGGGAGGCTGTCAGCCAGCTTGAGCAG AGCATTGTGTCCAAACTGGGACCCCTGCCTCGTATCCTAAGGGATGTTCACACAGCACTGAGCACTCCAGGCAGTGGGCAGCTTCCTGGCACCAGTGACCTGGCCTCCACACCAGGCTCTGGCAGCAGCAGCATCTCAGCCGGGCTGCAGAAGATGGTGATTGAGAACGATCTCTCTGG TCTGATAGATTTCACCCGGTTACCGTCTCCAACCCCCGAAAACAAGGACTTGTTTTTTGTCACAAGGTCCTCCGGGGTCCAGCCCTCACCTGCCCGCAGCTCAAGCTACTCAGAAGCCAATGAACCTGACCTGCAGATGGCCAACGGCAGCAAGAGCCTGTCCATGGTGGACCTCCAGGACGCCCGCACACTGGATGGGGAGGCAGGTTCCCCGGTGGGCCCTGATGCTCTTCCTGCTGATGGGCAGGTCCCTGCAACTCAGCTGGTGACTGGGTGGCCAGCCCGGGCAGCCCCAGTGAGCCTAGCAGGGTTGGCCACAGTGCGGCGGGCAGTGCCAACACCAACCACACCAGGCACCTCTGAGGGTGCACCAGGCCGGCCTCAGTTGTTGGCCCCACTCTCCTTCCAGAACCCTGTCTACCAGATGGCGGCTGGCCTGCCGCTGTCGCCCCGTGGCCTTGGTGACTCAGGATCTGAGGGCCACAGCTCCCTGAGCTCTCACAGCAATAGTGAAGAGTTGGCAGCTGCTGCCAAACTGGGAAGTTTCAGCACTACTGCCGAAGAGCTGGTGAGGCGGCCCGGTGAGCTGGCACGGCGGCAGATGTCACTAACTGAGAAGGGTGGGCAGCCCACAGTGCCAAGGCAAAACAGTGCTGGTCCCCAGCGAAGGATTGACCAgccaccgccgccgccgccaccaccacctcctgcccCCCGGGGCAGAACACCCCCTACATTGCTGAGTACCCTACAGTACCCACGACCCTCAAGTGGAACCCTGGCATCAGCATCACCTGACTGGGCCGGCCCTGGCACCCGGCTGCGGCAACAGTCTTCCTCCTCCAAGGGAGACAGCCCAGAGCTGAAGCCCCGTGCTGTACACAAGCAG GACCTGGCAGTGCTGCAAGACAAACTGAGGATCTCCACCAAGAAGCTGGAGGAATACGAGACCCTGTTCAAGTGCCAGGAGGAGACGACGCAGAAGCTGGTTCTGGAGTACCAGGCAAGGCTGGAAGAAGGTGAGGAGCGACTGCGGAGGCAGCAGGAGGACAAGGACATCCAGATGAAAGGCATCATCAGCAG GTTGATGTCTGTGGAAGAGGAACTGAAGAAGGACCACGCTGAGATGCAAGCAGCTGTAGACTCCAAACAGAAGATCATTGATGCCCAG GAAAAGCGCATCGCCTCACTGGATGCTGCCAACGCCCGCCTCATGAGTGCCCTCACGCAGCTGAAAGAGAGGTACAGCATGCAAGCCCGTAACGGCGtctcccccaccaaccccaccaaATTGCAGATTACTGAGAACGGCGAGTTCAGAAACAGCAGCAATTGTTAA
- the Dab2ip gene encoding disabled homolog 2-interacting protein isoform X7 translates to MPRLKESRSHESLLSPSSAVEALDLSMEEEVIIKPVHSSILGQDYCFEVTTSSGSKCFSCRSAAERDKWMENLRRAVHPNKTTLMQDNSRRVEHILKLWVIEAKDLPAKKKYLCELCLDDVLYARTTGKLKTDNVFWGEHFEFHNLPPLRTVTVHLYRETDKKKKKERNSYLGLVSLPAASVAGRQFVEKWYPVVTPNPKGGKGPGPMIRIKARYQTITILPMEMYKEFAEHITNHYLGLCAALEPILSAKTKEEMASALVHILQSTGKVKDFLTDLMMSEVDRCGDNEHLIFRENTLATKAIEEYLKLVGQKYLQDALGEFIKALYESDENCEVDPSKCSAADLPEHQGNLKMCCELAFCKIINSYCVFPRELKEVFASWRQECSSRGRPDISERLISASLFLRFLCPAIMSPSLFNLLQEYPDDRTARTLTLIAKVTQNLANFAKFGSKEEYMSFMNQFLEHEWTNMQRFLLEISNPETLSNTAGFEGYIDLGRELSSLHSLLWEAVSQLEQSIVSKLGPLPRILRDVHTALSTPGSGQLPGTSDLASTPGSGSSSISAGLQKMVIENDLSGSSGVQPSPARSSSYSEANEPDLQMANGSKSLSMVDLQDARTLDGEAGSPVGPDALPADGQVPATQLVTGWPARAAPVSLAGLATVRRAVPTPTTPGTSEGAPGRPQLLAPLSFQNPVYQMAAGLPLSPRGLGDSGSEGHSSLSSHSNSEELAAAAKLGSFSTTAEELVRRPGELARRQMSLTEKGGQPTVPRQNSAGPQRRIDQPPPPPPPPPPAPRGRTPPTLLSTLQYPRPSSGTLASASPDWAGPGTRLRQQSSSSKGDSPELKPRAVHKQGPSPVSPNALDRTAAWLLTMNAQLLEDEGLGPDPPHRDRLRSKEELSQAEKDLAVLQDKLRISTKKLEEYETLFKCQEETTQKLVLEYQARLEEGEERLRRQQEDKDIQMKGIISRLMSVEEELKKDHAEMQAAVDSKQKIIDAQEKRIASLDAANARLMSALTQLKERYSMQARNGVSPTNPTKLQITENGEFRNSSNC, encoded by the exons ATGCCAAGGCTGAAGGAGTCTCGATCACACGAGTCCCTGCTCAGCCCCAGCAGTGCAGTAGAGGCCCTGGACCTCAGCATGGAGGAGGAAGTGATCATCAAACCTGTTCACAGCAGCATCCTGGGACAGGACTACTGCTTTGAG GTGACAACATCATCAGGGAGCAAATGCTTCTCCTGCCGGTCAGCAGCTGAGCGCGATAAGTGGATGGAGAACCTGCGGCGAGCAGTGCACCCCAACAAG ACCACTCTTATGCAGGACAATAGCCGGCGTGTGGAACACATCCTGAAGCTGTGGGTGATTGAGGCCAAGGATCTGCCGGCCAAGAAGAAATATCTGTGTGAGCTCTGCCTGGATGATGTACTGTACGCCCGCACTACGGGCAAGCTCAAGACGGACAATGTCTTCTGGGGAGAGCACTTTGAGTTCCACAACCTGCCACCACTGCGCACAGTCACTGTCCACCTGTACCGGGAGACtgacaagaagaagaaaaaggaacgCAACAGCTACCTGGGCCTGGTGAGCCTACCTGCCGCCTCTGTGGCTGGGCGCCAGTTCGTGGAGAAATGGTACCCGGTGGTGACACCCAATCCCAAGGGTGGCAAAGGCCCTGGGCCCATGATCCGAATCAAGGCACGCTACCAGACCATCACCATCTTGCCCATGGAGATGTACAAAGAATTTGCCGAGCACATCACTAACCACTACTTGGGGCTGTGTGCAGCCCTTGAACCCATCCTCAGTGCCAAGACCAAGGAGGAGATGGCATCAGCTCTGGTGCACATCCTGCAGAGCACAGGCAAGGTCAAG GACTTTCTAACAGACCTGATGATGTCAGAGGTGGACCGCTGTGGGGACAATGAGCACCTCATCTTCCGGGAGAACACATTGGCCACCAAAGCCATTGAGGAATACCTCAAACTTGTGGGCCAGAAATACCTGCAGGACGCACTAG GTGAGTTCATCAAAGCCCTGTACGAGTCAGATGAAAATTGTGAAGTGGACCCAAGCAAGTGCTCAGCTGCTGACCTCCCGGAGCACCAGGGCAACCTCAAGATGTGCTGTGAGCTGGCCTTCTGCAAGATCATCAATTCCTACTG TGTCTTCCCACGGGAGCTTAAAGAAGTGTTCGCCTCCTGGCGGCAGGAGTGTAGCAGCCGTGGCCGGCCAGATATCAGTGAGCGGCTCATCAGTGCCTCCCTTTTCCTGCGCTTCCTCTGCCCTGCCATCATGTCGCCCTCACTCTTCAATCTGCTCCAGGAGTACCCTGATGACCGCACAGCTCGCACACTCACGCTCATCGCCAAAGTCACCCAGAACCTGGCCAACTTTGCCAA gtttggcagcaaggaAGAGTACATGTCGTTCATGAACCAGTTCCTGGAGCACGAGTGGACTAACATGCAGCGCTTCCTGCTGGAGATCTCCAACCCTGAGACCCTCTCCAACACAGCGGGCTTCGAGGGCTACATAGACCTGGGCCGGGAGCTCTCCAGCCTGCACTCCCTACTCTGGGAGGCTGTCAGCCAGCTTGAGCAG AGCATTGTGTCCAAACTGGGACCCCTGCCTCGTATCCTAAGGGATGTTCACACAGCACTGAGCACTCCAGGCAGTGGGCAGCTTCCTGGCACCAGTGACCTGGCCTCCACACCAGGCTCTGGCAGCAGCAGCATCTCAGCCGGGCTGCAGAAGATGGTGATTGAGAACGATCTCTCTGG GTCCTCCGGGGTCCAGCCCTCACCTGCCCGCAGCTCAAGCTACTCAGAAGCCAATGAACCTGACCTGCAGATGGCCAACGGCAGCAAGAGCCTGTCCATGGTGGACCTCCAGGACGCCCGCACACTGGATGGGGAGGCAGGTTCCCCGGTGGGCCCTGATGCTCTTCCTGCTGATGGGCAGGTCCCTGCAACTCAGCTGGTGACTGGGTGGCCAGCCCGGGCAGCCCCAGTGAGCCTAGCAGGGTTGGCCACAGTGCGGCGGGCAGTGCCAACACCAACCACACCAGGCACCTCTGAGGGTGCACCAGGCCGGCCTCAGTTGTTGGCCCCACTCTCCTTCCAGAACCCTGTCTACCAGATGGCGGCTGGCCTGCCGCTGTCGCCCCGTGGCCTTGGTGACTCAGGATCTGAGGGCCACAGCTCCCTGAGCTCTCACAGCAATAGTGAAGAGTTGGCAGCTGCTGCCAAACTGGGAAGTTTCAGCACTACTGCCGAAGAGCTGGTGAGGCGGCCCGGTGAGCTGGCACGGCGGCAGATGTCACTAACTGAGAAGGGTGGGCAGCCCACAGTGCCAAGGCAAAACAGTGCTGGTCCCCAGCGAAGGATTGACCAgccaccgccgccgccgccaccaccacctcctgcccCCCGGGGCAGAACACCCCCTACATTGCTGAGTACCCTACAGTACCCACGACCCTCAAGTGGAACCCTGGCATCAGCATCACCTGACTGGGCCGGCCCTGGCACCCGGCTGCGGCAACAGTCTTCCTCCTCCAAGGGAGACAGCCCAGAGCTGAAGCCCCGTGCTGTACACAAGCAG GGCCCTTCACCTGTGAGCCCCAATGCCCTGGACCGCACAGCCGCTTGGCTCTTGACCATGAACGCGCAGTTGTTAGAAGACGAGGGCCTGGGCCCAGATCCCCCCCACAGGGATAGGCTAAGGAGTAAGGAGGAGCTCAGCCAAGCAGAAAAG GACCTGGCAGTGCTGCAAGACAAACTGAGGATCTCCACCAAGAAGCTGGAGGAATACGAGACCCTGTTCAAGTGCCAGGAGGAGACGACGCAGAAGCTGGTTCTGGAGTACCAGGCAAGGCTGGAAGAAGGTGAGGAGCGACTGCGGAGGCAGCAGGAGGACAAGGACATCCAGATGAAAGGCATCATCAGCAG GTTGATGTCTGTGGAAGAGGAACTGAAGAAGGACCACGCTGAGATGCAAGCAGCTGTAGACTCCAAACAGAAGATCATTGATGCCCAG GAAAAGCGCATCGCCTCACTGGATGCTGCCAACGCCCGCCTCATGAGTGCCCTCACGCAGCTGAAAGAGAGGTACAGCATGCAAGCCCGTAACGGCGtctcccccaccaaccccaccaaATTGCAGATTACTGAGAACGGCGAGTTCAGAAACAGCAGCAATTGTTAA